CCATCACTCACTGATACTGTAGAAGAAACCCTCATCCACGTCTTTGTCACCAAAATGTCCAAAATGTTCCAAACTCAGCTGGCAGGCTTCTAACGAGCACTAAGCTGGTTAGAAGCCTCAGAGGGCTcccattaaaagggagtttttcattcccactgtcaccaaagtgcttgctcatagggggtcatatgattgttaggtttttctctgtatctattattataCAGGGAGTGGAGAATTATTAggaaagttgtatttttgaggaatacttttattattgaacaacaaccatgttctcaatgaacccaaaaaactcattaatatcaaagctgaatgtttttggaagtagtttttagtttgtttttagtttgagctattttagggggatatctgtgtgtgcaggtgactattactgtgcataattattaggcaacttaagaaaaacaaatatatacccatttcaattatttattttaccagtgaaaccaatataacatctccacattcacaaatatacatttctgacattcaaaaacaaaacaaaacaaatcagcgaccaatatagccacctttctttgcaaggacactcaaaagcctgccatccatggattctgtcagtgttttgatctgttcaccatcaacattatgcagcagcaaccacagcctcccagacactgttcagagaggtgtactgttttcctccttgtaaatctcacatttgatgatggaccacaggttctcaatggggttcagatcaggtgaacaaggaggccatgtcattagtttttcttcttttataccctttcttgccagccacgctgtggagtacttggacgcgtgtgatggagcattgtcctgcatgaaaatcatgtttttcttgaaggatgcagacttcttcctgtaccactgcttgaagaaggtgtcttccagaaactggcagtaggactgggagttgagcttgactccatcctcaacccgaaaaggccccacaagctcatctttgatgataccagcccaaaccagtactccacctccaccttgctggcgcctgagtcggaccggagctctctgccctttaccaatccagccacgggcccatccatctggcccatcaagactcactctcatttcatcagtccataaaaccttagaaaaatcagtcttgagatatttcttggcccagtcttgacgtttcagcttgtgtgtcttgttcagtggtggtcgtctttcagcctttcttaccttggccatgtctctgagtattgcacaccttgtgcttttgggcactccagtgatgttgcagctctgaaatatggccaaactggtggcaagtggcatcttggcagctgcacgcttgacttttctcagttcatgggcagttgttttgcgccttggtttttccacacgcttcttgcgaccctgttgactattttgaatgaaacgcttgattgttcgatgatcacgcttcagaagctttgcaattttaagactgctgcatccctctgcaagatatctcactatttttgacttttctgagcctgtcaagtccttcttttgacccattttgccaaaggaaaggaagttgcctaataattatgcacacctgatatagggtgttgatgtcattagaccacaccccttctcattacagagatgcacatcacctaatatgcttaattggtagtaggctttccagcctatacagcttggagtaagacaacatgcatgaagaggatgatgtggacaaaatactcatttgcctaataattctgcactccctgtaggatatactgtacaatataaagcgccttgaggcaacttttgttgtgatttggcgctatataaatgaaattgaactgaaattgaattgaattgaatatataGCACCTTAAGGTGACTTTCACCACTTACCCCTTGTCCagtctctatgtgtgtgtgtgtgtgtgtgtgtctgtgtgtgtgtgtgtgtgtgtgtgggcatgtCATGGGTTTAATTGGTTGTCGGGATGTTACAATGTGTTTTCCGTCTTCTGGTTCTCGCACACCCACCTTAATCACACATCTACCTCTGATCGTTGCCTTAGAACAGACTGTGCGAAGTAGAGTCTTATTGGGATGTGTGTGGACATGAAGTAAAGGCCTCGGGGAGACTGGGACAGCGACTGCTGATTCTGGACCTTTCTGAGCTGTTCTTCAAATTCACTGTGAATAAATTCACTGCTGAGCATTTGAAGCCTGCATTTGAGTCCAGCTTTTGAAGTCACCCTGGAACTAAATTGGAtgataatgaattgtagaaaaTATTACCTCTGTTGTCTCTGACTGGCTGTTGATGATCTGATCCCTTGACATAACTGTACATCACGTGAGTGATGACATCATCGTCTTCAAGTTCTTTATCTGCTAAAATTATACAAATGATATAAAGTAAAAAAGATAAACAGACATCACATTTAAGAAAGTTGTTACTGTAATCATAATGAATGTGAATGATTGTGAACTTTGTTCTACTAAACAAACTCATACATGAAAGTTCAGGAagtctgagtctcaccttcaCATTTACAGTGAACACATCGTCCCACCAGCAAAAGCAGTAACACCAGTTGAACCACTACATAGGATGATCCAACacatgacaacacagagagaataggaggagagagtgatggaggaggtgtggatgtaggtggaggtgtggtggtgtgtttgtctgaaataaagcaaacacagtcattaagttgtcgtcacattgtgaatgttgaaagctgcagaaacacagacaggtgagtgtgtcacctgtgacagtgatccagctggatggagactctccatgaccgctgatgtcacacttgtagaggccttcatcagacctggaaacatgctggatggtcatgtgacctgtaggctgcttcctgatgagggagccatctttatagaaagcagctgggaggttggagggagtggtctttgttttacagagcagagtgacgtcatctccctccatcacagggaggacaggactctgcaggatcactgctccacctcaacacagagacaaactacagcatttcatccatttacacacagcttcatcaacactaactccacacactcagcttaccagtgactgtcaggttaaccatgttactgatgggaccctctctggactcacaccagtaaactccactgtcccatGGGTACATGTATTCGAttttacaggaagaaccagctggttttccccacccatctccacactgagtcctctgttctttgcttgtgtttctcctcagagtccatccagcagagctgtcgtcctcctcacagctcagagacacagagtctaatttaaagaactgagagctgctggaactcacagtcagacgagctgtgagggttaaaatgaaataaaattaaaaaaaactgatgaactgttatacttttgtcaaaactgttaaaaatctcaaattttatttattcttcattactgaccttggtttgttgtgcagctcagcagtgagatcagaactaaagagaaatgacactcaggatgatttgaggtgaacataaagaacaactccacacaaacagctgacaaacacacaacctcatctctctctctaatATATATCTGCTCATTTTAACTTGGATACAAGAATCATGTTTCAATAAAGTCTTACTAAcgatttaaaatgtatttaaggatgaaaaaagaaaaagaaataggaTCATCCAGTAATAATAATCCCAACTTTGAGTGCCTGATGAACTTCAAACAAGTTTTTATTtgggaaaacacattttaaaaagtcactGCTCCTTTTTATCTAAAGAGCTCTTTAAACCATCTATCACCTACCACTACTGTTACTGTAGGTGCTAGTTAGAAATTTACTGTtacactgtgcagctgtgttgatataatgagtgaatgatttgatcttttcactgcctgctgtgtttcctcgactcctgagcaaagataaagagtcagttcagacctgcagttggtcctcgtggtgttttgaacttgaattcagcctgatttgtttttcatgtcttctcctccatcatcagttatcaggagagcagacagtcaaagtacaagaattcaaacaaacacagagattctacttacagagcagacacagcacagatgtttccttcatcgtccttctcactcgtttgggctttttttcatttctctcactgacaccaagtaaagcccgccctcttcctctgagcatgTGGTTTGACTGTTTTCCTTTCTATTCTAAGAAATAGAATAGAAAGGTTTTTctgggtttgggtttttttttttttttcaaattaaacctttaaAATCCTGCAAGGCCTCGTGTTCTGAAAATAATTTGAATCAAAACCCTCTTGttgaaaacagtttttacatAATTTCTGAAAAATCGCAAAAATCAAATGTCCTCTGGTGGCATTGAGTTGTAGTTTGAATCATaaacaaatcattttttattttgtggataTACCTAAAAGCATACAGCCTGAACATGTACACTTATCCATGTAGAGGACATGGCTGATGTTTTCTAGTGGTGGACGGATCGATACTAGCCTGGtgagatcgattctttactttgagttctgcttTTTTACACTGCTGTGCTTTCGGCAAAGACGAAACAGCCAGTCTGTATTTTTaccagttgtttttgttgttgagaattttaattgttattgttgggtctgtgtttccacaagccCCGCTAATTTAGAAACGTATTCTCGTTAACGACAAAAACAAGACGAACATCTTTTACTTGCTAGCAAGGGAGGCCCCGGCCGGTGTCTCAGAAAGCACTCTGAATCCTACCGCAGACTGACCCCGACGACGGCCTCCACTTGCTGCCTTTCCTTATTGGGAAAACAGTTCACACAATACACAATACAACACAAACACCTCCCTCTGTAAAACCCCCTAatggttctaagacaaggcactatgtgtgtgtgtgtatgtgtaaacatctgtatgcatgtgcaagaatgtgtgtgtgtgtgtgtgtaaacatctgtatgcatgtgcaagaatgtgtgtgtgtgtgtgtgtgtgtgtgtgtgtgtgtgtgtgtgtgtgtgtgtgtgtgtgtgtgtgtgtgtgttgagtgaGTGTATAAGAATGTGTGTCTCTATGTGTGCGTGACTATTTCTAACAACATCCTTAGTCATAAAATGGTAATCTCCCCCACACCCAATATATGGTTCAATTCCTGTATTGGTTCACCATGcacaacacagtgaagccaCAAAAGGGCAGGAAGCTTACCACACAAGAAACAGACCTTCAGATAgaatgtatctgcaataaaacctcCACCCAGAGtggctggagaggtggtcagagACAAGGGAATGTCTTGATCCTATAGATTGAACTAAGACCTTACAAGTTTAAGAagcacaatgacaacattcaacaattagacttaacagttattttttactacagtttatcaacagtatttgttttaatttgtttactggtttgcatGCACTTaagatttttcaaaaaaaaaaagatcaccaCCACAATCTTTTATCTCtatttccttttaaaagggagtttacCCTTTtaactgtcgccaaagtgctcaatcaaagggggtcatatgattgttgggtttttctctctatgtattattttaaggtataccttacaatataaagtgccttgaggcccCCCTAGGTGGgacgcagagccattgcagggggggcgcggtatgaaaaggaaaaaataaacacttgGATACTggtagcataatggacaggtttttgacggggcgcccacacaaatgcaaagcaggagatgaatatgtttccaaaccaacctTTCAAGCCAAacactagaaaatatggtgaagcatatcttccttttggcttcacctgcacaagtgccaaggtctCCCCTGCATAATTGGTTTTCCCTTCGTTGGGAATAAACACGGACAAACAGCATCccactgttgtttgtttttacaatccatttttgcacagagaggcattttttgagaAATGTATTGATagaaatgttgaatattattacacaggaaaaaacaactacacataaAAGAATTACaccatgacgcctctgcctttctaaatagaGGGACattaactgcgtgtgtatatgtaagcgtgtaaaacctgaagatagtcagattaacagtattttgtctctatctgccattctgcaattcatctaaTGTAAACAGTAACTTGcacacagcgtgacgtgaaaaaaggcacatacctttgatgttgcgtgacaaactctgtattcctcgtccacacataaacgcaaaagAGGAGTTTTAAAAAGTCTCCATTTTTAGTGATTCGAAACGCCATCTACGTGTGGAcaaaaagcccaaacgcatagttTACACTATATGGTTTACTCGCATAGTTtacatccacacctacacggaggtgtggatgtagcaTAGAAGAGTTACTAGTGTATTTTATTAGtgcagattacttgtatttgtttaattgtttattaaatgtttgaggtgtgaaataaaccgcaatggactttggaaaaaaaatattggtaTGTGTGGTTTGTGGATGTGTTTTTGCGGTGGTGGGGGCGcgcaaacatttttcttgtaaaacaaaggggggcctagcaaaagaagtttgggaaccactgtttTAGCCAAACATCTCACTAACCACTGCTGCCATAGTGTAAATCAGCATGTTGGTTGTAGTGATCGTCACAGTACAGATTGCTTCATTCACATCATCTTGCAGACTTTCAGAGGGTACTTCACTTAGTCTTCCTAATTTTATACAGAGGGTCCAGGTTTCCAGCTCAGCCATTATCTTCTCTTTTAGGTCATTTGCTCTCAACTTCAACACCTTCAACACATCAGGTGTTCTAGGGGTACCCAATCTCGGAAGGTGGGATTGATTATATCTGAAAGAAAAGTGTAAAAACCTTAAGTAAAAGTATTTCTGGTGTGGAAAGCGCTCCACTGCTGAGTTGGATTATGCGATATGACCAGTCAATCATACAGCTTGATGAGTGGCCTCATTTTGGGCCTCATGTGGAGCCACTGTGAGCAGATGCAGACTGACACAGCCCACAGTGGGCCCAGTACTGATGTGAAAAGCAGGGCACATGTGTTACTCATAATGTGGGCTCCTCACTGGGGCACTCCAGATGTGCCCCAGTGAGGAGCCCATATTGTGGGCTGTGGGCTGCCCAAACTAAGCAAACAGGGTTCCATTGTGGCTGTACCCACAGTATACAAATCCAGAGAGCAGCTGTCTGCTGTCATTTAAGTTTCTATTCATATCTTTCAGCTGAAGAGGAAGAACTCTGTTCTCTGTTTTATCAGGTTATAGATTGGCAGTTACTACCGTATTGTACGGGGTAAGGGCTTCTTTGTGGATCATGTGGAGtacggtgtgtgtgtttgagtgttgtCGTTGAGGAGTCAAATGGCCAGGAAGCCTCATGCCAGTGATGTCCTCCGCTGCTTTCCATAGCTTTGGTTGTGATTTTGGCTtttggcagagcagcttccgcACCAAACTGTAATGCAGCTCATCAGCAAGCTCTCGATCGCACATCTGTAGAAATTTAATGTGGGCATTAATgccaaacttcctcagcctcctcaagAAGTAGAGTCGCTGGggagctttcctgatagcagtgtctgtgtgaagggtccaggagagatcctcggtgatgttgactccaaggaattTGAAGTTTTTGACCCTTTCGACCTTTACACCATTGATGTGGGTAGACTGGTATTCCCTGACAGGTCAtttccggtagtccactatcatttctcttgttttgctgaCATTGAGAGGCAGGTTATTTTCCAGACACCACTTGTACAgcgccatcacctcctctctgtaggccGTCGTTGTTTGTGATGAGTCTATGATGGTTGTGTTATCTGCAAACTTGATAATGGTGCTGGACCTATGTTTAGAGACACAGTCGTGTGTGAACAGGAAATAAAGGAGGGGGCTAAGCAAACACATCCCTGtggtgtttctgtgtttaaagTGAGTGAAGAGGAAGTGTGCTTACCAACTCTCACCACTCGGAgcctgtttgtgaggaagttCAGAATCTATCAGCAGATAGGTGTTCATAGCCCATGGTCGATGAGCTTCAAGGCAAGTTTTGAGGGGATGATGGTGTTAAATGCCAAGCTGTAGTCGATGAAAAGCATTCTTGCATATGTATTCCCTTTTTCCAGGTGAGTGAGAGCAGTGTGCATTGTCAGGGAGATGGCATCCTCAGTGGCTCTGTTTGTTTGATAGGTATACTGAAGAGGGTCCAGCGtgtcagggagggaggagcagaTGTGACCTTTGACAAGCTACTCCAGGCACTTCATGATGATGGATGTCAGTGCAACAGGATGGTAGTCATTCAGACAGGAGACCACTGATTTCTTTGGGACCGGAATGATAGTGGATGTTTTGAGGGCTGTGGGGACCACCGACTGCCTCAGGAAGAGCTTGAAGATGTTGGTGAACACCTCTGCCAGCTGGTCGGCACACACTCTGAGAAGCCGGCCTGGGATGCCGCCTGGACCCAGAGTTTTGTGTGGATTGACTTTCTTGAAGGACCGTCTCACATCTTCTGTTCTGAGTGTTAGATTTACAGCCTGACTGTCTACCTGAGGGTAGAGgatctgctctctgttgtctgcATCAAAACAAGCATAGAAGTAGAGCTCATCTGCAAGAGGTGCAGTGGGTTGAACACtgcctgtg
The sequence above is a segment of the Oreochromis aureus strain Israel breed Guangdong linkage group 3, ZZ_aureus, whole genome shotgun sequence genome. Coding sequences within it:
- the LOC120434430 gene encoding uncharacterized protein LOC120434430 — translated: MNTYLLIDSELPHKQAPSGESWSSTIIKFADNTTIIDSSQTTTAYREEVMALYKWCLENNLPLNVSCEEDDSSAGWTLRRNTSKEQRTQCGDGWGKPAGSSCKIEYMYPWDSGVYWCESREGPISNMVNLTVTGGAVILQSPVLPVMEGDDVTLLCKTKTTPSNLPAAFYKDGSLIRKQPTGHMTIQHVSRSDEGLYKCDISGHGESPSSWITVTDKHTTTPPPTSTPPPSLSPPILSVLSCVGSSYVVVQLVLLLLLVGRCVHCKCEADKELEDDDVITHVMYSYVKGSDHQQPVRDNRAYHTFDLCDNCKCPE